ATGGTTGCAGAATCTGACTGCATACAggctttgtttgtagtctgttaccatggagacacatagcacTGCACAGGAACTGTATACATTGCATTATGTACTGTATTAATGCAGATGGTGATTTGGATCTTAAGAATGCCCCAATGTCAAGGATGAAATTCTGGGGCTTACAGAAAGTAGTCTTGTCCTGAGTACAGAAGTCTAGATGAACCTGCAAATCCAAGCCCTAATAATGCAGGAAATTAGTGCTCCATTCCATAGAAGGTAAACAGGACTATAGCCCTATTTCCGAAATGTTTGAAATGGAGTACGTTGTGATATTTACCTGTATTCCCAGGGTGACAAAGAGTGAGTGTGAATGTCCTCCATCTGTACCAAACTGTCCAGGTAGCTGGTGTCAATGAGACCGATGTCCACTATCATAGCGCTTGGCGGATGGCGGTTCCTTCTTCCAGGACATCTCTGTTTGCTCTCTAGGGGGAGCTCTTCATCCTTAGACCCTTCCTGAGTATTAGTGAGGGACAAATACTCTTCTGGGAGAAAGGCCGATGAGCAGAGGGACACCAGGGCGGCCATCTTATTAGAATGAGAATAACTTTGATCATTCCAAACAGGCAAAGAGGAGAAAATTGTTTATTGTGCACAATTTTGTCTTATAGGGGTTGTCCTATTACacttttaaaaccagcacctggacctgaatacttttgtaatctcATGTGATTAAAaacttagtatagccactgagttattcaataaaatgtttctgtatagcgccagctgctgtttttttttctccatatttctccatccaccttagtaacattgctgaggtggtcgcacatgctcagttccatccttcaactgctactATCTGTATCTTCTgtcagaagctgtgacagttacagggagagagctgaagcagaaaggaaaGACCCCTGAGCTGTTATATGGAGAGAGTTGCAACAGAAAAGACAGACCCCTGAGCTCTCATAGGAAgagagtgtagtgtcccactaggtaaatgtgggcactacacaagcgtcaattgggccacgtggtactcctactcctgagggacagtggcagtgtatttcacagtacattttaatgcatttttaatgtgtatttaatgtgtatttttcctgtgatatgtgcagcaggcctatcatggtgtaatttaacatcctagacactagagggagctagagaacaCTTAGTATATATATTTAGAGTCCAGAGTTGTGAGTCCAGAGAGTGTGGAGTCAGAGGCCAGAAGACACTTTAGCCAGAAGTGGGGCTgaggtgcaggctctgacatgcaactagacagcccaggtttctagttgataccaggaggctagtgagtgtggATCAGCCTGCCTGAGGACATTGAGcccgagttagctcagaagatttgacaccaggggaagagttgcctcctgaaaAGCTAAGTTACCATAAGCAAAGCAGAGCCAGAATAccagctagacaagtaagctgaagggcagaaggattttatactttaaaaaaggatatatacgggaggaagatttctaccaaggataaaagccagcattagggcatccgggccttgggataaagacagccaggagttctgaggaacagtgtacagtatttctgaggagaaggtacagcctgatctgtgattgtgtttaaccctctgagtatcttgcaaagaacattgttgTCTGCCATttatgtgaaagcctgcttgtgatgtgATCCTACTATATGGAACTGAACTTACAAAAGTCTGTACAAAGTTAACTGTTtcaagtaaagaaaagtttggttcacctccacactgtgttcctcacttattacatctataaatcggtgtgccaccgttataggcactggcgtcacgaaccttaaagggaccttgccctaggcacattaaacatctgcaacatccagggcacctcatccaccatcaggcctggtccctatatacagagagtgccccagaggacttctgtgcaagcctctccatcactgctgtacgttgcccagggtcatcctacaaactgtgagtaacccatagcatcCCTCGTTtgtctaagtaaccgtgacctcacatcgctataccctgcaggtctgcatactgcaagagctgaagcagaaaggatcCTCCCCTAAGCCATTATAAGAAGAtaattgcagcagaaaggacacaccctgagctaccagcctgaaataaatctattagagcaaatggagcaatgaacggggagatctctggatccatgtggggtttagggctggttctagctttgttagaaagagactgtcatgcacTTTATGTTTTtcaatttttacattaatcatgggataaactCTTTAATGGTTTTCACCAAAACATTCAATACATCCTATGCAGATATTACAGTAAACTACCATTAATCCAGCATCAATGAAATCTCTAATCAGCTCCCTTATCAAAATTTTACACTTTCCGCCCTATTGGAATAGTCTTATTGTTGTATTCTGGATGATATAAATTCTACTGTCATCGTCCTTAATATAATATTATACAATGGACACTTTTATACTCACAAGTATCAGTGAGGTTCTTGTATGGACCATTGTTCTCCTCCGGCTGGGTTCTCCGTATAGTTCTTGGATCTGCTGCTCTAATTCTTGGATCCCAGTCCCTCTCTCTATTTATACCAGTTGTGGCTCCCGGTGGAGTCTCCATCTCAGGAATCATAGTTTTCCAAAAAGTTTCTGTAAGTTCCAGTCGTGTCTATGACCATTGAGGAATGTGGACTGTCCAGCTCTACCCTGTTATGTCAGATTATAAGAGAGAGAAACTGGCATAAGATCTCCGGCACTTCCCTAATCGGGGGCCATAATTTATCTGAACTCTCGCCGCTTATCTTGGACCATAAAGATAGCAGCACATGGTCATTATTGTCTTCACTGGCCTGGACGAAAATGATGGttcctttaacttaatattttgttgccaACCTTTTGAGGCAATCGCTGCAATCATGCGATTTCTGTAACCCTCAATGAGactgcacctgtccacaggtattttggcAAACTCCTCATAAACAAACTGCTCCAGCTATCTCGGGTTTGAAGGGTGACTTCTCCAGGGATTATACAGtgttgcccataattattcatacttttattcaaccagcaagtaattttttgacgggaaatgacataggtgtctcccaaaagataataagatgatgtacaagaggcattattgtggggaaaaaaacaatttctcagcttttatttacatttgagcaaaaaatacaagatgttccgcactgtggaagatCTCTGAGGACGTGGTtgaaagccaaaagtgacacctgtgctggacaggaggatagttagagaggtgaaaaggaatccaaggatcaccaccaaggccatcctggtgaatctgggctctgttggtggcaatgtctcaaggcagacaatccaacggaaactgcacactgctgggttccacttctccagataaggcacacaaaagctcgcttggcctttgcaaaagctcatctggacaaagaagaagacttctggtcttctgtgttatggtcagatgaaacaaaaattgaattgtttggtcacaatgatgtttccttcaaaaaggagaagccttcaacccaaagaacaccatccccactgtcaaacatggtggtgggaacctaatgctttgggggtgtttttcagccaatggaccagggaacctaatcaaagTAAAcgacaccatgaaaaaagagcaatacatgaggattctcaacgacaacatcaggcagtctgcagagaaacttggccttgggcaccagtggacatttcagcatgacaatgacccaaaacacacagcaaaagtggtgaagaaatggttagcagacaacaacattaacgttttggagtggcccagccagagtccaccagacttgaatccaattgagaatctgtggaaggagctaaagatcagggtgatggcaagaagaccctccaacctgaaagatttggagctcattgctaaagatgaatgggcaaaaatacctgtggagacatgcaaaaagctggtctgcaattataggaagcatttgattgctgtaatagccaataaaggcttttcttttgattattgagaagggtatgaataattttggaccggACACTTttcgctcaaatgtaaataaaagctgagaaatgtttttttttccacaataatgcctcttgtacatcatctttttatcttttgggagacacttaTGTCATTTCCCGGCAAAAAAATTACCTGCTGgttaaataaaagtaactttaataaaaaatttgccaggggtatgaataattatggacaGAACTGTAGAAGGCCACTTCAGAATAGTCCAATGCTTTGCTattcttggatgtttttagctgtgtgttttgggtaatTATCCTGTTGAAAGACCTATGACCTGTGACTGAGACAGGACATTTTGCTCCAGAATGCCTTGATAGTCTTGAGATTTCATTGTACCCTGCACAGATTCAAGACACCCTatgccagatgcagcaaaagcagCCATAAAAACATAACCAAGCTTCCTCCATGTTTCCCAGTAGCTTCATTTTTTTATCTCTGAACATAGAGCTGATGTGACTTGCCAAAAAGCTCcagttttgtctcatctgtccaaaggacaTTCTCCCAGAAGCTTTATTGCTTGACAATATGTATTTTGGCAAATTCTAATCTTGCATTTTTATCACTTGCTTTCAACAGTGTTGTTCTCCTCGGTCATTTTTCACCAAGTCCACTTTGGGTAAGGCAGCGATGGATGGTGCAATCTGACATTGATGTACCTTGAGCTTGGAATTCACAGCTaatctctttggaagttgttctCGGCTCCTTTGTTACCATTTGTATTATCCATCTCTTCAGTTTGTCATCAGTTTTCCTCTTGCGGCCACAtccagggaggttggctacagtcccATAGACCTTAAACTTCTGAATAGTATGTGCAACTGTAGTTACAGGAACATCAAGCTGTTTGGAGATGGTCTCATAGCCTTTACCGTTAACATTTTtgtctataattttctttctaatctcCGAGACACCTCTTTCCTTAGCTTTCCATgataccaaacagcacagtgactacttTTTACCCGTTAAATAGGCAGACTGACTAAGATTGAAGACACCTGTGATGCTAATTACAGGACACACCTTATTTTAACATGTCCCTATGTCTCATattattttcaatcttttctagGGGTACTATCATTTTTGTCCAGACTTGTTTCATtcggtttttttttaattattctgttgaaacacaattcaaaagcaatgtctgattttcattagctgaatttttatttattattacttttgtcagtttcaagttatttcagtgaccattgtgggtttttctttctttaacagaaGGGTACCAAAAATTTTGTGGACGTGTGTAGATACTTCTCATACAATCCTGTTTGTTACTATGAGCTCTCGCTTCAGTTTATGACTCTTTTATCTCTATCCGGTGCGGGAGAGGATTATTACTGTGTCAGCTTTTCTGGTTAATTAGTAATTGAGGGATTCCATAGCGGGAGATGTTCCCGTCCTTTAAATTCTCCCAATGTTTCATATTCATTTCTGAAAGATTAAAATATATTGATATAAAATCCCGAGAATCATTGAAACCTGATTTAAAGTAATGAGTATTTCAGGAAAGCCCAGAAACAACCGTGTCCCTTATATAATGGGGCCCGGAGTCAGAGTCCCAGCACAGTCCACCAGCAGAACCTCACCAGAGCTCGTCTATGAGAACAATGGCCGCCCACCGGGGAACATTAATGGTAGGAGCACTGATTCCTATTCAGTTTTATTAACCAGGTCCATTATAGGGGTATGAGGTGTGGGGGTTCATTACTTGTTATTATGTTCTCCGAAAGTAAAATTATCTTCCTTGGTTTATCTGAAGAATTGTCTTGAAGGGTTTGTTCACTTCTGAGCAACATTTGACAGTTTAAAAGCTGAACAACATTGTACGTACTTTGTATTACTTATGGATACAACCTgtgttatgctccagagctgtatTTACAATTCTGTTGGTTGTTAGTGGAAGCAAAAAGCATTAAAATAGACACATTATAACAGCTAACCTATATTCTATAATGCGAGGGATGGTTAGTTTTACCTATATCATATCAGTGCACCGAGTCTCGACTAAAGGCTGCTTTATCCAGAAGGCAAATTACCAGAACAAGCTCTGAAGCCAGCAGAATTGTAAATGCAGCTCCAGAGTAAAGGTCATGCCTGTACGTAGTGATttgaccagcagaatagtgagtgcagctctggagtatgatacaggatataactcaggatcagtacaggataagtaatgtaatgtatgtacacagtgactccaccagcagaatagtgagtgaagctctggagtataatacaggatgtaactcaggattagtacaaataagtcatgtatgtacacagtgactgcaccagcagaatagtgagtacagctctggagtataatacaggatgtaactcaggatcagtacaggataagtaatgtaatgtatgtacacagtgactgcaccagcagaatagtgagtattatatatactgtaggaTACATCTGCTGCATCTTATTGCTCCATTTCTAACCCTTCCTCGTACTATTATCCCGTATAACACTGACACCTCCATAATGCCCCTATAATACATATCCTATGATCTGTTCTCAGGGTCTCTCCACATGGCTTCTCCTTATCTTCCATTCTTCTGCCCATGGAAGAGAGCTGCAGGTACCTGGTACAGAGGAGTGGGATGTCCGCCCAGTGTCCGGAGGTGATTGTCCATTCCAAGTGGACGCCACATTTCCACCACGTGTGAAGGTTCATATGAAGATCAACGATGAGAGCTCTGCACAACTAATGACGTACAGCATCAAGAGCCGCTCAATGTCTCCATGGGAATACAGGTAAATAGACaggtgatctatctatctatctatctatctatctatctatctatctatctatctatctatctatctcattctgCCTATAGATAATTTCTGTAGGTAAATCTCTCCACGTCCAAGGCTGTATGGTCAGTCCTATACATTGCGTGTACCTTGTGATGTCATCTCACAATTTCTTTAGTTTCTCTATCTGCACTCTTATTTTTCCTTCATGCTACTAACCATACATGGAAAATATACCATGAGCTTAGACCGAAGATTTTTGAAAagctttaaaataaaaatcacaatcgCTGTACACTACAAAGGGAATTTCCATGTGTGAGCTTCATGTACCATAGACGCCTCCACTGAGGTCAGCTGACGACCACAATGGCTGCCCCCTGCAAAGAGTATCAGCTGCATTTAGTATTGTTAAAGCTATTTTGCTCATTTTGGCCTCTGATTTCTATCATCTTCTTCCTCCAGCTCCAACGTGGACAACCACAGAGTCCCGGTGGTCATCAATGAGGCCAGATGCCTCCACCGCGGCTGTTTggactctcagggtcatgtggacCTCAACATGAACTCAGTCCCCATCAGACAGGAGATCCTGGTCCTGCGCCGTGAGATGAGAGGATGCGTCCCCGTCTATAAGCTGGAAAAGCAGCTCGTCACCGTGGGCTGCACCTGTGTCCGGCCCATCACCCagtacctcagataagagcctcaTGGGTCACCACTGTCTCAGTGGAAGCGTTACCCATCGACCAATCAGGGGACTCTATAATGTGATTTTAGGAGTTAAAGCtgaattctgattggttgctgttaaGGACTACTTATAAAAACCAGAGTAAGGAAAATAACTGTGGCCGAcaggaaccaatcagattttatCTACTTACTTCTCTCCTGCTGACTGCAAAACATGAGCAATTTCCATAGGCTGCCATGGGCGACACttctaaaaaaaatatgtgcAGAACCGCGTTTTCTCAGTTTtattatttaaaatgtatttattgtttttatGGAAATATTCTTTATATTTATTTGACAATATTTATATTATTACATAAAATTATTGAAACTATTTAAGCAGTCTATTGTTTTAATTAGCTGGAAAAGTGTACAGAAACTTGATGTTTTTTTATGGCTGTTAgagggtgtgaatacttttgtaatcacCTTATTTATTACTCTAATAAatgtaaaatgataaaaaaaaagcaacCTTGTAGATCGGAATCCTACCATTGtgtgtatacagctcccatgcagacctatgtgtctccagcCTCCCGATCCTGTGTGCACCCATAGGAAAAAGTAACTGCCCCACTCAATACTTCTGACCTccgtaacttttttatatttctgtttatGGGGCTGTGTGACGGCTTATTTTTTTCTTAATGCCATTTTggatttatgaattttttttcactttttattctgTTTCTTTTGGAAGCAAAGCGACAAAAATGTTTATTTGacgatttagatatttttttccaATACAATATTCACAGtgcgggataaatatttttatattttaattgtgc
The sequence above is a segment of the Bufo bufo chromosome 4, aBufBuf1.1, whole genome shotgun sequence genome. Coding sequences within it:
- the LOC120998963 gene encoding interleukin-17A-like; the protein is MAAHRGTLMGLSTWLLLIFHSSAHGRELQVPGTEEWDVRPVSGGDCPFQVDATFPPRVKVHMKINDESSAQLMTYSIKSRSMSPWEYSSNVDNHRVPVVINEARCLHRGCLDSQGHVDLNMNSVPIRQEILVLRREMRGCVPVYKLEKQLVTVGCTCVRPITQYLR